A stretch of the Acyrthosiphon pisum isolate AL4f chromosome A2, pea_aphid_22Mar2018_4r6ur, whole genome shotgun sequence genome encodes the following:
- the LOC115034013 gene encoding uncharacterized protein LOC115034013 — protein MFLSLLNTRNLVIMEHWSSEQRAFVVKAYYKNNDSFVGAQRAFRRQFGLSPRDSVPSRGTIDLWVKNFETTASTTQKRGGSKKTRRTQENVERVRQAVGRSPRKSARRHSKELRLSDRTVRRILKHDLRFHPYKIQIVQALNPQDHNTRLRFCQHMLTLFNENEDRVHNIWMSDEAHFHLSGFVNIQNFRYWAESNPQHQHERPLHSQKVTVWCAVSSFGIIGPYFFENESGSAVTVNSERYCDMLATFFFPALEEYDTDENTLFQQDGATSHTAQISMDLLKLAFPGRLISRYGDIQWLARSPDLTPPDFFLWGYLKTKVLIHQGLLLT, from the coding sequence ATGTTCTTATCGCTTTTAAATACTCGGAATTTAGTAATCATGGAGCATTGGTCGAGTGAACAGCGTGCGTTCGTGGTAAAAgcgtattacaaaaataatgatagtttcGTAGGAGCTCAACGTGCGTTTCGCCGACAGTTTGGTTTATCTCCTCGCGATTCTGTGCCTTCTCGTGGTACCATCGACCTGTGGGTAAAAAACTTTGAAACCACAGCTAGCACGACTCAAAAGAGAGGTGGTAGTAAAAAAACTAGACGGACTCAAGAAAATGTAGAGCGGGTGAGACAAGCAGTAGGGAGAAGTCCCCGAAAGTCAGCCAGGCGTCACAGCAAAGAACTTCGCCTAAGTGATCGGACTGTGAGGAGAATATTAAAGCATGACTTGCGCTTCCATCCCTACAAAATTCAGATAGTTCAAGCTCTCAATCCACAAGATCATAATACCCGATTACGCTTTTGCCAACACATGTTGACTCTTTTCAATGAAAACGAAGATAGGGTACACAACATATGGATGAGTGACGAAGCCCACTTTCACTTAAGTGGCTTCGTCAACATACAGAATTTTCGGTATTGGGCGGAAAGTAATCCACAACATCAGCATGAGAGACCTCTCCATTCACAAAAAGTAACAGTATGGTGTGCCGTATCATCATTTGGAATAATCGGCCCATATTTTTTCGAGAACGAATCGGGCAGCGCCGTTACAGTGAACTCCGAACGCTACTGTGATATGCtagccacatttttttttccagcaCTTGAAGAATACGACACAGATGAAAACACACTTTTTCAACAAGATGGTGCGACAAGCCATACTGCACAAATCTCAATGGATCTGTTGAAGCTAGCATTTCCAGGGCGTCTCATTAGTCGGTACGGCGACATCCAGTGGCTTGCTCGTTCACCGGACTTGACGCCTCCTGATTTTTTTCTTTGGGGTTATTTGAAAACCAAGGTGTTAATCCACCAAGGACTATTGTTGACTTGA